The Polyodon spathula isolate WHYD16114869_AA chromosome 45, ASM1765450v1, whole genome shotgun sequence region CATTCATGTCTTTTACGTTGTCCTAATTCAGTAAAGCGCTTCCCACACTCACTACAGTGATGCGGTTTATCTCCTGTGTGAATTTGTATGTGTCTTTTAAGATGTCCTAATTCAGAAAAGCACTTCCTACAATATTTACAGTCGTACGGCTTCTCGCCTGTGTGAATTCGGAGGTGATTTTTAAGATGTTGTGACTGACAGAAGCTCTTCTCACATTCATTACAGtggtatggtttctctcctgtgtgacaGTGCTGGTGCCTTCTAAGGCTATCTGTTCGAGTAAATCTCCTGCCACATTCATGACAGCtgtgtggtttctctcctgtgtgaattcgttggtgtttTTTAAGATTTGATGAATAAATGAAGCGCATCCCACAATCATTACAGtggtgtggtttctctcctgtgtgaacgtGTTGGTGTTTTTTAAGATGTGATGAATAATTGAAACGCATTCCACAGTCATTGCAGTGGTGCGGTCTCTCGCCTGTGTGATTTTGCTGGTGATGTTTAAGATAGTCTAATCGAGAGAAACTCTTCTCACATTGAGTACAGtgatgtggtttctctcctgtgtgactgtgctggtgtcttttcagggATGATAaacgactgaaactcttcccacaatcaggACAGCGAAATACAGTCCCTGCTGTGTGATTTCCCTTGTGAGTTTTAGGAGAGCCTAATCGTCGGGAACTCTTCCCATCTTCAGTAGAACAAGACAAGGTCTTCAAGTTGCCCTGGGTTTCAGAATTGTTCACATACAAATAATGTGCAGTCTCTATAATCTGCACAGTAAGTGGATGGATGTCTTGTACACAGGGAATTTGAACTCTCagtgtttttaaaggtttttctCGGGGTGTCgtctctctgtgtttcttgcACTGCGGTTTGCCACTGGAAGAGTTTTTGCAGCAGGGTGATGGAGTAGAAGCTAAAGAAAGAGAGACAAAGGTTACTGTAAAGCATTCTTACACGTTTACTTCTCTAGAGCTTCCCCTCAAACACAAACTCTGGTGACTGCATATTTACAGAACACAGTCAAATCCTCTTAATATCTCTCCTGCTAAATGTCAGCCTCCTTTTATATAACAAGTGTCAAAGAGGAcaagcaaaattaattttaaaactacatttaacaaaacatattcacagtattcaaactttttttcagtaatttttATCAACAGCAATGCTTACTGGTgcaatgtgaatttttttttttttttaatggtggtgttatacatattttatgtcTCCCATgccaataataaatacatcttctctgctcttaaataataacctgtattAGTAAACGTTTGCGTTTTAAGCAATACGACTGattgtgacaaagagagaaaaaaatcaaagctgtagatctccctcccgaccagagaGGGCGCTCTGTACGGTCGGTAGCAGGCTTCCCCCATAGACGGGCCGACGCAACAGTGGGCGGaaacaggaagtcggccatcctGGTGGAGGCGCATGGCTGTAAGTGCGCGAAACGATTCCCGTGCGATCAGCTGCGGGCCGAGAAGCGATTGGTTCCACCGGGGCGCCGGggtgcagggaggagttggggaGCACAAAGGGGTTTTGCAACTTTGAACTTTAATCTTCAATAAACTACacttatctgaaagccaaaagaagAAGCTCGCAACTTCtctcttcctttttttctgccatgcCTTAAATTCAAGAGTCAGTAACCTGAGAACGAATGCTGAAGGTGCACACCTTGAAAATGTCTCTGTGGCAGGGTTTGACCAGAGCCCTGCATTTAAAGAGGGGGGGCTgagcaaagccctgcttgtaaataaatgcgttgtattattatttcaaagcaaCATATTGTTTGGTATTTAATGGGAACGGGAGAATGTATCCTGATTTcaaatgtagtattattattattattattattattattattattattattattattattatacctacATACATATCAAACCTTAATCAGAGCACAGGGTTCatgataaaatgtaattcttgCTGAGATTAGGTCATACAGTACGCTAGTCATACGCTGGGGTGggctgaaaaaaacacacacagaggcgATAATGGGGTGTAAAAACAAACGTGTTCCTTCTCACAATTCTCAGATTCAAAACGTACCCAGTTCTGCATTGCAGGGAATCACACGGACCTCCTCACTTCCACACAGTAAGCTTCTGCACAGTACAGCAGAACCTCAGAGTCACAAACCGACCCGTCTCACCCCACTTTCAACCGGAAGAAGGCAATCGCTCAATCGCTCCGAGCGGCGCGCTGGCTACGGAAAAGGCAGAATTTCAAAGCAAGCGCAGGTACATTTTTACTAGGAACGTTTTCGTCTCAAACAAAAGCACAGGGTTTTATTTTCAAGCTAAAGGAGGGCAAGCCGCGCGGAAGCGCTTCGTTTAAAACAAACACGacgttaacccaggttttcctgggCGTTTAAATCTGCGTTTTTGCACGACTTCAGAGGTAACTTCGAAGGCTTCAGAACCATATCACTATGCGTACTGTGCTGTGTCCTTGTATTATTcgccagattgagggtgtagagaGCAGGTGTCCACATTTCCACATTTAATAAGACCATTGAAAACTCATTTTGAGAGTTGTGGGCATTTCAGACTTTTCAGGGTTAGTAACTCTGAGCTTCTACTGTATTAGTGAAACGCACGTGCATTTTCTTGCACAAACTGAAAATGGATGCATTTTCGTTATTATTtgccaaataataacaaaagcctgtaaacccccccccccccccccccccccccccccccccccccccccccccccctaaacaCCGAACCACAGAAGCCCTaaatgaaataagaaaaataaaacctgtttaaattaatttaatatttgtttaaatgaggATGCACGCATTTATGATTGAGGTTGGAATTGGAAATGTGAGGAGCAACAGATTACTGCCTGTGTATCTAACCCACTACAGGATACAgtaatagagcaatacaccctgccattcatctctgcacgctttcaatagagcaatacaccctgccattcatctctgcacgctttcaatagagcaatacaccctgccattcatctctgcacgctttcaatagagcaatacaccctgccattcatctctgcacgctttcaatagagcaatacaccctgccattcatctctgcacgctttcaatagagcaatacaccctgccattcatctctgcacgctttcaatagagcaatacaccctgccattcatctctgcacgctttcaatagagcaatacaccctgccattcatctctgcacgctttcaatagagcaatacaccctgccattcatctctgcacgctttcaatagagcaatacaccctgccattcatctctgcacgctttcaatagagcaatacaccctgccattcatctctgcacgctttcaatagagcaatacaccctgccattcatctctgcacgctttcaatagagcaatacaccctgccattcatctctgcacgctttcaatagagcaatacaccctgccattcatctctgcacgctttcaatagagcaatacaccctgccattcatctctgcacgctttcaatagagcaatacaccctgccattcatctctgcacgctttcaatagagcaatacaccctgccattcatctctgcacgctttcaatagagcaatacaccctgccattcatctctgcacgctttcaatagagcaatacaccctgccattcatctctgcacgctttcaatagagcaatacaccctgccattcatctctgcacgctttcaatagagcaatacaccctgccattcatctctgcacgctttcaatagagcaatacaccctgccattcatctctgttttttttttttacctgaaaggTGTTCACATTCTGCTGATTCCAGcacaggactctcctctttaatggggacagggtctagtacaggactctcctctttaatggggacagggtctagtacaggactctcctctttaatgggGACAGGCTCCAGCGCTGTGGCTTCTTTGTTAATGGGAACAGGTTCCAGTTCTGGGCTCTCCTCTGTAATGTGAGAAGATGCCATTTCTGACGCTCGTCTTCTACCAAGACGGACCGATTTCACACcagtacctaaaaaaaaaaaacagaagacattttatttaactatgATGCATCACACACCTTATAAAAACGCATCCCCGAATGCCTGCTATCGATCACAAAGCACACCTTTCCAGAAATTGTTTTAGCATTCGAACCCGGTGTGCACATTACAGCACGGCACCTAATGCAAGAGGGACCGACGTTTACCTGCACCCCTTAAAAATcgaaaagcaaaaagaaaacacagagacGGCGAGCCTAATAAAGCTACAGATAGAgctgctaaaactgcaaacactcTGCTAGAGAAGCAGCCTAAAAATCGAAAGAGCCCtgaaagaaaagagcatggaatcaTCATCGATTTTCAGATAGAAGTGAGAGCCTGACAGGAGTGGCAGAGGCACGGGGACACGAGACAGGACCTGTAGAGGACTCACCTTCTCAGTGCCACTGTGAAACTTCATCCCCAGCTGCTACATCATCAAATCATGCAGAAAGAATAGCAGTTATGGCAAGATTAGTGCCAGGCAATTCTGCATCTGTCTTAGACTGATACACTCCCACATGGATCACTTCAATTCCCATCTCCATCTGCAGATGTTCAACATCTTTGATGCGACAAGGAAATGGAACAAGACCCTACTGAGTGACAAGCGCGCAGCTGCTGAAGATGGGAATGCAGTTTAATCACTGCGACTTTCTCAAACACTTACTCTGAGCAAACACTGACTTTCCAACAATGGTGATTAAAATAACAGACAACTGCGCTGGACAACACAAGAGCTGATGCAGGACTGCCTGCCGAGTCTGACTCTGTGTAAGAGGGAAGGAGACCAGAACATGCAAGAGAACCTGCAATCTGAAAACCTGGATAATCCAAGTGGAGAACTTTTAAACAGCCTGTAATT contains the following coding sequences:
- the LOC121305936 gene encoding zinc finger protein 883-like; translation: MEAAHVSPELPIRWVVSADRTVEIKEEVTELGCDQANERILQEETPPSSIAERGTGVKSVRLGRRRASEMASSHITEESPELEPVPINKEATALEPVPIKEESPVLDPVPIKEESPVLDPVPIKEESPVLESAECEHLSASTPSPCCKNSSSGKPQCKKHRETTPREKPLKTLRVQIPCVQDIHPLTVQIIETAHYLYVNNSETQGNLKTLSCSTEDGKSSRRLGSPKTHKGNHTAGTVFRCPDCGKSFSRLSSLKRHQHSHTGEKPHHCTQCEKSFSRLDYLKHHQQNHTGERPHHCNDCGMRFNYSSHLKKHQHVHTGEKPHHCNDCGMRFIYSSNLKKHQRIHTGEKPHSCHECGRRFTRTDSLRRHQHCHTGEKPYHCNECEKSFCQSQHLKNHLRIHTGEKPYDCKYCRKCFSELGHLKRHIQIHTGDKPHHCSECGKRFTELGQRKRHEWVHRGEKPHHCSECGKRFIELGQLKRHERVHTGEKPHHCDECGKRFAESGYLKKHQQIHREKPHHCNECGRSFTRTDSLKRHQRIHTGKKPQQRNPESETSELRTKETL